The window AAGTTAATCTTTCCTCCTTACTATGATTGTGTCCTGGCTATATTTGCTGTATATTTAGAATCATCCTCCTGCATTGTCCTAAAATTGGCAGACTGCTTAAAAAAGAAGGCTACAATTGCTTCACTGTTCACAATATCAATATGGACGTACACGATAAAACTACTTAAATCCATGTCAGtgctttattttcagtcattattCCATTTCAAATCAAAAGTGATGGTGTTGCAGTTTAACTCGTGTTGAACTTTTAACTGGTGATATCCGCTTATGTGAGGctgtggttgctatggtgaacTTGGGATGCTAGAGGAGAGGACTAGGGAATGACAAAGTAGGTGGCTGTGTCGATGCCTGtacaaaacactgcaaacatcAAAAAATCATTCTTGCTGCTAGTATCATGTGTTGTGATTTATGTGATGTCAAGTGGATTTGAGGACTGTTTAATACAGCATACAAGTGAAACATAGTGTTTCATTTATCTCATACTTGCCTTGAATGCAATAGGGAGCAAGTTGGAGGTAGCCTTCGCAAAGTGTGATAAATTAACTTGTGATTCATGATGATGCCATTGATGGTGTTTTGTTTGAAAGGCTACGGACATTTATTTCTCGTACCACAATACTCTACAATATTCAGCATGCTCATTCATCCAAATTAAACTTCATTGTTAACTTTAATTTTGTAAACAGGAACCAAAATTGGATAACCACACTGCATAAATACAATGACAGCTGATCAGTACTGTTGTCTTTTCTTATAACATGTCACATTATTGGGTCAGTCTAGCTGCTATGTAACAAGACACAAAACTGCGCTGCATATTTGAACTTGAATTTGGTCATTCTGTTAATGTAAATTTGTAGAATTGGCaccattattgttatttctgcCTTTACATCTTTATTGCAGAATTGGTGTGTTGTCTGTATTGTTATGTTAATTATTTGATTGGTTTAAATGATGAAGATGTAAAAAGCAGCCAGTATAACATTTCTCTACTCAGTAGtctacatgcacaaacataattttgtaATCCTGACATGAAtcactgaggagagaccagtTAACTTATTTCTACCATAAATGTAGACATTTCACACAGACTTAGAGGAGCAAAATCCAAATGAGGTGCAAAACAGCTGACAATAATAATGACTAAGTAACATTCACATACAACAGCAGTTTGTTAGCTTCAACAGTTTGCCTACAAACCAATGAATGTAGTTAGTGTTGGTTATCTTCTGTAGCTAACAGTTTGCTACACTGGCAGGCAATTTAAACAGTGTTTGGTTGAACAGGCAAACTTGATAAAGTCATGCACACAACAAGACCACAAACACATAAAGGTCTGACAGTGTGTTTACTTTGAAAATCCTTGGGATGCGGCTATCTCACTGTCAAGCTTGTGGGCGCAACTTCCagataacaacaaaaaatcaaTGCAAAATGGACAAAGGAAATTTCCACACACAATCCAATCACCTAATTTAATTCCTGATTTCCctttataaacacacagaaaaaaaaaatcaggtcatttttttcttttccggtttttattatcagaacaaaaagtgtaaaacatttcaaatcctCTTTCTTGAAAGTTCCACAATAGCTCTACATGTGGCTGAATGTTAACAAAATGTTCTTTCTGCTCTAACACATGGTTGATGTTTACTCTCTGCAGGTTTCACCTTGTGGGATAAAACAACTCTAAAAGAGAACACAACTGAAACCTTCAATCCCAGCAGTGAGTTTCAGATTACGGCATCTGACTCCATTGAATCCAAGACTCATCTGCTGTCTGTTGATGCTTCCCTGAAGGCCAGTTTCCTGGGTGGATTGATTGAAGTTGGAGGATCTGCCAAATACCTGAATGACCAGAAGAAATTCAAGAACCAGAGCAGAGTGACACTTCAGTACAAAGCTACCACCAACTTCAAACAGTTGTTGTTGACACCTCATGGAGCCAAGAGCATGCAACAAACAGATGTTATTGCGAAGAGCTCGGCAACACATGTAATCACAGGCATCCAATATGGAGCAAATGCTTTCTTTGTATTTGACAGTGAAAAGTTAGATGCTAGCAGTGTTCAGGACATCCAGGGCGGCATAGAAGCTGTGATAAAGAAGATTCCATCATTGGATATTGAGGGAAAAGTTGACATCAAGCTgactgaggaagaaaaagacCTGACAAACAAATTCTCCTGCAAATTCTACGGGGACTTCATTCTTGAAAGCAACCCTGCAACTTTTCAAGATGCAGTGAAGACCTATGTAGAGCTTCCAAAACTACTGGGAGAAAAGGGAGAGCATGCTGCTCCACTGAAGGTCTGGCTGATGCCGTTGAAGAATTTGcatcctgcagctgctgagctGATGAGTGGGATCAGTGTTGGACTAGTGAGGAAAGCTGAAGATGCTCTAGAAGGTATTAGGGAGATAAAAATGAGATGCAATGATTCCCTGGAAGACAAAGTGTCAGAGGATTTTCCAGAGATTCGCAAAACGCTGACCACTTTCCAAAAACTGTGTAATGATTACACATCTGAACTCCAACAGACCATGAAGAAGAGATTTCCCTCCATCCGTGAAGGCAAAGAAGATGAGAGCTCATTAGAAAAACTCTTTGATGACAGAGACAAGTCACCATTCAGTCAGGACAAACTAAGCAAGTGGATGGATCATATGGAGAGAGAAATCACTGTCATTAGGTTCTGTGTAGACATGATGGAgggaacaaacacaaagatcGTCAAAAATCAGTCAGAGTTGGATAGAGAGGTTTTTGATCCAGATGTAAAGAATACTCTGTGCTTTGTTTTCACCTCTGTGGAAAGTACTGACCCCTGCCTTGATGCAATGACCAAGTACTTGGATTCACCTGAAATAAGATGTACCGATGCAGACCACTGGTACTTCTCAGATGAAGTGTTGaccaaaatgagagaaaaagccAAAGCTTTCCATGATCTTGCCAAACCTCTCAAGGACAGCAGCAGTGTCCGTTTCCTTGTAACAGCCACAGCAAATGAGAA is drawn from Thunnus thynnus chromosome 20, fThuThy2.1, whole genome shotgun sequence and contains these coding sequences:
- the LOC137172373 gene encoding stonustoxin subunit beta-like — its product is MSSDTMTVAALGRPFTLGMLYDAWQDKLIPGFTLWDKTTLKENTTETFNPSSEFQITASDSIESKTHLLSVDASLKASFLGGLIEVGGSAKYLNDQKKFKNQSRVTLQYKATTNFKQLLLTPHGAKSMQQTDVIAKSSATHVITGIQYGANAFFVFDSEKLDASSVQDIQGGIEAVIKKIPSLDIEGKVDIKLTEEEKDLTNKFSCKFYGDFILESNPATFQDAVKTYVELPKLLGEKGEHAAPLKVWLMPLKNLHPAAAELMSGISVGLVRKAEDALEGIREIKMRCNDSLEDKVSEDFPEIRKTLTTFQKLCNDYTSELQQTMKKRFPSIREGKEDESSLEKLFDDRDKSPFSQDKLSKWMDHMEREITVIRFCVDMMEGTNTKIVKNQSELDREVFDPDVKNTLCFVFTSVESTDPCLDAMTKYLDSPEIRCTDADHWYFSDEVLTKMREKAKAFHDLAKPLKDSSSVRFLVTATANEKYQGATIYHYKEGKLVTDAFSKPDVPPDVTTITDKSALMWYACDLSLDPNTVNYNLILSDNNKKVTLGAKQGYPDHPERFDTMHQVLCREGLTGRHYLEVEWSCGYTEDYAVGVAYKHIDRKGYGEYIHLGHTDRSWCFGLCTAERRLFAGHGTDWTRPPFPSTGCKRVGVYLDWPAGTLSFYNVSSNTLSHLHTFNAQFKEPVYPGCYIWSKSGSVFFCPVE